In Maridesulfovibrio sp., a single genomic region encodes these proteins:
- the rpsL gene encoding 30S ribosomal protein S12, giving the protein MPTINQLIRKGREKQLKRKKTPALQACPQRRGVCTRVYTTTPKKPNSALRKVARVRLTNSIEVTAYIGGEGHNLQEHSVVLIRGGRVKDLPGVRYHIVRGSLDTAGVADRRQGRSKYGAKRPK; this is encoded by the coding sequence ATGCCAACCATCAACCAGCTTATAAGAAAAGGGCGTGAAAAGCAGCTCAAGCGTAAGAAAACTCCTGCGCTTCAGGCTTGCCCCCAGCGTCGTGGCGTATGCACAAGAGTGTATACCACCACCCCTAAAAAGCCTAACTCCGCACTGCGTAAGGTCGCTCGTGTGCGTCTGACCAACAGCATCGAAGTAACAGCATACATCGGTGGTGAAGGTCATAACCTTCAGGAACACTCCGTGGTTCTGATCCGTGGTGGTCGTGTAAAAGACTTACCTGGTGTTCGTTACCACATTGTCCGCGGCTCTCTCGACACCGCCGGTGTTGCAGATCGTCGTCAGGGTCGTTCCAAGTACGGCGCA
- the rpoB gene encoding DNA-directed RNA polymerase subunit beta, producing MGQLRKIFGKIKVTLPIPHLLELQVDSFKKFLQEGVAPASRADIGLEGVFRSVFPIEDFNKTASLEYVSYDIGEPKYDMDECISKGLTYEAPIRIKVRLVVFDVDEETESRTIRDIKEQDIYFGTVPLMSDQGTFIINGTERVIVNQLQRSPGIIFEHDSGKTHTSRKVLYSCRIIPMRGSWLDFDFDHKDILYVRIDRRRKMPATVLLKAMGLSKQDIIDYFYEVEEYKIDRHIVRRKVVENQYRKENAWVDLSLEDGKVVIQRDKPVTKFGWKKLIRGNVEYIEVDPKSLVGQFAYNDITDPDTGEVIAEAADEITEDIFDRIMEVGLKEIKVLHTQGADVSSALRDSMQLDKTTDVESAQIEIYRRLRPSSPPTAEIAANFFENLFRSSDYYDLSSVGRYKLNARLNIETPLELRTLTNEDILTAVKVLCKLKDSHGPADDIDNLGNRRVRPVGELVENQYRIGLVRMERAIKERMSLQEVATLMPHDLINPKPVAAVLKEFFGTSQLSQFMDQTNPLSEVTHKRRLSALGPGGLTRERAGFEVRDVHVSHYGRICPIETPEGPNIGLIVSLTTYAKVNDFGFIESPYRTIKDSTMTDEILYYDATREVGHVVAQANAPIDKEGQFTNPLVTSRLNGDVSMWPREDVTLMDISPSQTVSVSAALIPFLEHDDANRALMGSNMQRQAVPLLKTAQPLVGTGMEANVAQDSGSCVLAEADGYIDYVDAERLVMRYDGDIYPNTGGIKHYELQKWHKSNQNSCYGQRPRLPIGTRVSKGDVLADGPGIKDGELALGKNLLVAFMPWCGYNFEDSILISERVVKEDVFTSVHIEEFELVARDTKLGPEEVTRDIPNVSEDMLRNLDECGIIRLGARIAPDDILVGKITPKGETQLTPEEKLLRAIFGDKARDVKNTSLKVPPGIEGTIVDVKVFNRRSGEKDDRTKAIEDFELAKHDMKESKHIESLTTKVRAKVAVVAVNKQISQTLMGRRKGEVLAEAGHILTEEMLNEVPLKKLAGLFTDKDTNEAVKQLLAEYDKQLRVIKAIYDVKREKVTEGDDLPPGVIKMVKVYIAVKRKLSVGDKMAGRHGNKGVVSCILPEQDMPFFADGTPMDIVLNPLGVPSRMNIGQIMETHLGWAALALGQKFAKMLDTGEALGVIRQEIKDIFETEDVIDLVDSLDDEDFRRAVSKAREGIVTKTPVFDGATEKEIWDLVAKTGIADDGKVTLYDGRTGDPFYNRVTVGVMYILKLHHLVDEKIHARSTGPYSLVTQQPLGGKAQFGGQRLGEMEVWALEAYGAAYLLQEFLTVKSDDVTGRVKMYEKIVKGDNFLESGLPESFNVLVKELMSLGLDVNLLQDDEEEPAENK from the coding sequence ATGGGTCAGCTCAGAAAAATATTTGGAAAGATCAAAGTCACATTGCCGATTCCCCACCTGCTTGAACTGCAGGTGGATTCCTTCAAGAAATTCCTTCAGGAAGGCGTTGCCCCTGCCAGCAGGGCGGACATCGGCCTTGAAGGGGTTTTCCGTTCGGTTTTTCCGATTGAAGACTTCAACAAGACTGCCAGTCTGGAATACGTAAGCTACGATATAGGTGAGCCCAAGTACGATATGGACGAGTGTATCTCCAAGGGCCTTACCTACGAAGCGCCCATCCGTATCAAGGTTCGTCTCGTGGTTTTCGACGTCGACGAAGAAACCGAAAGCAGGACTATCCGCGATATTAAAGAGCAGGATATCTATTTCGGGACCGTGCCGCTCATGAGCGACCAGGGAACCTTCATTATAAATGGTACTGAACGTGTAATAGTGAACCAGCTTCAGCGTTCGCCCGGTATCATTTTCGAGCACGATTCAGGCAAGACTCATACCAGCCGCAAGGTTCTCTACAGCTGCAGAATCATTCCCATGCGCGGCTCCTGGCTCGATTTTGACTTCGACCACAAAGACATACTCTATGTACGTATCGACCGCCGCCGCAAGATGCCTGCCACCGTGCTGCTCAAAGCCATGGGATTGTCCAAGCAGGACATCATCGATTACTTCTACGAGGTGGAAGAGTACAAGATCGATCGCCACATTGTACGCCGCAAGGTTGTGGAGAATCAGTACCGTAAGGAAAACGCCTGGGTTGACCTCTCTCTTGAAGACGGCAAGGTCGTTATCCAGCGTGACAAGCCTGTTACCAAGTTCGGTTGGAAAAAGCTTATCCGCGGCAATGTCGAGTACATTGAAGTTGATCCCAAGTCTCTGGTAGGGCAGTTTGCCTACAACGACATTACCGATCCTGATACCGGCGAAGTAATTGCCGAAGCTGCCGACGAGATCACTGAAGATATCTTTGATCGCATCATGGAAGTTGGCCTCAAGGAAATCAAAGTCCTGCATACTCAGGGTGCTGATGTTTCTTCCGCGCTGCGCGATTCCATGCAGCTGGATAAGACTACTGACGTCGAATCCGCACAGATTGAAATATACAGAAGACTGCGTCCCAGTTCTCCGCCCACGGCTGAAATTGCGGCCAACTTTTTTGAAAATCTGTTTCGCAGTTCCGACTACTACGACCTTTCGAGTGTCGGTCGGTACAAACTGAACGCACGTCTTAACATAGAAACTCCGCTTGAACTGCGTACCCTGACCAATGAGGATATCCTCACTGCGGTCAAGGTCCTGTGCAAACTGAAAGACAGCCATGGTCCTGCCGATGATATCGACAACCTCGGCAACAGACGTGTGCGTCCGGTCGGCGAACTGGTCGAAAACCAGTACCGTATCGGGCTTGTTCGCATGGAAAGAGCCATCAAGGAGCGTATGAGTCTCCAGGAAGTGGCCACACTCATGCCGCATGACCTGATCAACCCCAAACCGGTTGCAGCTGTGCTTAAGGAATTCTTCGGAACTTCACAGCTGTCCCAGTTCATGGACCAGACCAACCCGCTTTCTGAAGTTACTCACAAGCGCAGACTTTCCGCGCTCGGACCCGGCGGCCTGACCCGTGAACGCGCAGGTTTTGAAGTACGTGACGTTCACGTCTCTCACTACGGTCGTATCTGCCCGATTGAAACTCCTGAAGGTCCGAACATCGGTCTTATCGTTTCCCTGACCACCTACGCAAAGGTAAACGATTTCGGTTTCATTGAAAGTCCTTACCGGACAATCAAGGATTCCACCATGACTGATGAAATCCTTTACTATGATGCGACCCGCGAAGTAGGCCACGTTGTTGCACAGGCCAACGCTCCTATTGACAAGGAAGGGCAGTTCACCAACCCTCTGGTTACTTCAAGGCTTAACGGCGATGTATCCATGTGGCCTCGTGAAGACGTAACGCTCATGGACATCAGTCCTTCACAGACCGTATCGGTTTCCGCTGCGCTTATTCCGTTCCTTGAACACGATGATGCTAACCGCGCTCTCATGGGTTCAAACATGCAGCGTCAGGCTGTGCCTCTGCTCAAGACTGCTCAGCCTCTGGTTGGAACCGGAATGGAAGCCAACGTTGCTCAGGATTCCGGTAGCTGCGTGCTCGCAGAAGCCGACGGTTACATCGATTATGTCGATGCAGAGCGTCTGGTCATGCGTTATGACGGAGATATTTATCCTAACACCGGCGGCATCAAGCACTATGAACTGCAGAAGTGGCATAAGTCCAACCAGAACTCCTGCTACGGACAGCGTCCGCGCCTGCCAATCGGAACCCGCGTAAGCAAGGGCGATGTTCTTGCTGACGGACCCGGAATCAAGGATGGCGAGCTTGCCCTCGGTAAGAACCTCCTGGTCGCTTTCATGCCCTGGTGCGGATACAACTTTGAGGACTCCATTCTCATTTCCGAACGTGTGGTCAAGGAAGATGTCTTCACCTCCGTTCATATTGAGGAGTTTGAACTTGTTGCCCGTGACACCAAGCTCGGACCCGAAGAAGTTACCCGAGATATCCCCAACGTGAGCGAAGACATGCTTCGCAATCTTGACGAATGCGGAATCATTCGTCTGGGCGCGCGCATCGCTCCCGATGACATACTTGTAGGTAAGATCACTCCTAAAGGTGAAACACAGCTTACCCCCGAAGAAAAGCTTCTTCGCGCCATTTTCGGCGATAAAGCCCGTGACGTGAAGAACACATCCCTCAAGGTTCCACCGGGAATCGAAGGGACCATCGTTGATGTTAAAGTTTTCAACCGGCGCTCCGGTGAAAAGGATGACCGTACCAAGGCTATCGAGGATTTCGAGCTTGCCAAGCATGACATGAAGGAAAGCAAGCACATCGAGTCCCTGACCACCAAGGTTCGTGCAAAGGTAGCAGTTGTTGCCGTCAACAAGCAGATTTCCCAGACCCTTATGGGCCGTAGGAAGGGCGAGGTGCTTGCTGAAGCCGGTCATATCCTTACTGAAGAAATGCTGAACGAAGTTCCGCTTAAGAAACTTGCCGGACTTTTTACCGACAAGGATACCAACGAGGCTGTAAAACAGCTTCTCGCGGAATATGACAAGCAGTTGCGCGTGATCAAAGCCATCTACGATGTCAAACGCGAAAAAGTAACCGAGGGTGACGACCTTCCCCCCGGAGTCATCAAGATGGTCAAGGTTTACATTGCTGTTAAGCGTAAACTTTCCGTCGGTGACAAGATGGCCGGTCGTCACGGTAACAAGGGTGTTGTATCCTGCATCCTCCCGGAACAGGATATGCCGTTCTTTGCAGACGGTACCCCCATGGACATCGTTCTCAACCCCCTGGGTGTTCCTTCTCGTATGAACATCGGGCAGATCATGGAAACCCATTTGGGATGGGCCGCTCTCGCTCTGGGACAGAAGTTTGCGAAAATGCTTGATACCGGCGAAGCTCTCGGAGTTATTCGTCAGGAAATCAAGGATATATTCGAGACCGAAGATGTGATTGATCTCGTGGATTCGTTGGATGACGAGGATTTCAGGCGTGCAGTAAGCAAGGCCAGAGAAGGTATCGTCACCAAAACACCGGTCTTTGACGGCGCAACGGAAAAAGAAATCTGGGATCTTGTCGCAAAAACCGGAATTGCCGACGACGGTAAAGTTACCCTTTACGACGGACGTACCGGAGATCCTTTCTACAACAGGGTAACGGTTGGGGTCATGTACATCCTCAAACTGCACCACCTTGTTGACGAAAAGATTCACGCCCGTTCCACCGGACCTTACTCGCTGGTTACCCAGCAGCCTCTCGGCGGTAAGGCACAGTTCGGCGGTCAGCGTCTGGGTGAGATGGAAGTATGGGCTCTTGAAGCATACGGCGCAGCCTATCTGCTTCAGGAATTCCTCACCGTCAAATCCGATGACGTTACCGGACGTGTCAAGATGTATGAAAAGATCGTCAAGGGAGACAACTTCCTTGAATCCGGTCTGCCTGAATCGTTCAACGTTCTGGTCAAGGAGCTTATGTCTCTTGGCCTTGATGTTAACCTGCTTCAGGATGACGAAGAAGAACCTGCCGAAAATAAATAA
- the rpoC gene encoding DNA-directed RNA polymerase subunit beta', with protein MSLDELFTMRRTSGAGLAGRGLKGIQISIASPEKIREWSYGEVKKPETINYRTFKPERDGLFCAKIFGPVKDYECNCGKYKRMKHRGIVCEKCGVEVIASKVRRERMGHIELAAPVAHIWFLKTLPSKIGTLLDITMADLEKVLYFDSYIVLNPGDTPLKQYQILSEDQYFQVIDHYGEEAIEVGMGAETIKTLLAKIDMPTLRHELREESLTTRSQTKKKKLTKRLKIVEAFLESGNDCQWMIMDVIPVIPPELRPLVPLDGGRFATSDLNDLYRRVINRNNRLKRLIELGAPDIIIRNEKRMLQESVDALFDNGRRGRAITGTNGRPLKSLSDMIKGKQGRFRQNLLGKRVDYSGRSVIVVGPKLKLHQCGLPKKMALELFKPFIYSELERREIATTIKSAKKMVEREDLVVWDILDDVVREYPIMLNRAPTLHRLGIQSFEPTLVEGKAIQLHPLVCSAYNADFDGDQMAVHVPLSVEAQIECRVLMMSSNNILSPANGQPIINPSQDIVLGLYYLTVERSFSKGEGMVFTAPWEVIAAQDAGVVSMHARIKVRMEGKLVETTPGRILVGELLPDTMGFEYANVVMTKKNIAKLVSSAYRTSGSKATVILCDRLKDLGYEHATRAAVTIGVKDLTIPAKKAKLLEDAYTEVEDIEAQYREGIITRTEKYNKVVDVWTKVTNDVSSEMTLEMSTDVMVDPKTGKSVTNSSFNPVFMMAHSGARGNQDQMRQLAGMRGLMAKPSGEIIETPITSSFREGLSVLQYFISTHGARKGLADTALKTANSGYLTRRLVDVVQDVTVAEHDCRTVDGLELTHYIKGGEIKERLSEKVLGRVTIHDVVKEDTGEILIPADTLIDERGAKLIDENGINSMTVRSPLTCRSKHGVCAMCYGRDLARGHLVNVGETVGIIAAQSIGEPGTQLTMRTFHIGGTASREIQQSSFEAQHNGSVVLNRMRSVRNSEGHQMVLGKSCQIGIVDEQGREREKYVLPLGAKLYVEEGQKIAQGTMLAEWDPLAEPFITEVTGTVKFNDLVEGKTFQERVDEATGQATYTITEYRTTNFKPSLSICDENGEPMVRPGSTLKAIYPLPVGAILMVKDGNVVNAGDIIARKLRETSKTKDIVGGLPRVAELFEVRKPKELGIISEIDGVVSYGPESKGKRKIIVTPEVGESKEYLVPKGRHITAQEGDFVEAGDLMTEGLPELHDILKVKGEKYLARFLVEEIQDVYRFQGVGINDKHIEVIVRQMLKKVSIVDPGETHFLVGEQVDKQQFMETNQEAIANGLKPAVAQTHVLGITQASLSTASFISAASFQETTKVLTESSLCGKKDFLRGLKENVIVGRLIPAGTGFRKYARTDIIVPDQPERADKFLEELEEEPLLVNER; from the coding sequence ATGAGTCTGGACGAACTGTTCACTATGCGTAGAACATCCGGCGCAGGCCTTGCCGGACGCGGCCTCAAAGGAATTCAGATTTCCATTGCTTCTCCCGAGAAGATCAGGGAATGGTCCTACGGGGAAGTAAAGAAGCCCGAGACCATCAACTACAGGACTTTCAAGCCGGAAAGGGACGGACTTTTCTGTGCCAAGATTTTCGGACCTGTAAAAGACTATGAGTGTAACTGCGGTAAATACAAACGCATGAAACACCGCGGTATCGTCTGCGAAAAATGCGGAGTTGAAGTCATCGCATCCAAGGTCAGACGTGAACGCATGGGCCACATCGAGCTCGCTGCTCCGGTGGCTCATATCTGGTTTTTGAAAACTCTTCCGTCCAAGATCGGTACACTGCTTGATATTACCATGGCCGACCTTGAAAAGGTACTGTATTTCGATTCATACATCGTGCTTAATCCCGGAGATACCCCCCTCAAGCAGTACCAGATTCTTTCCGAAGATCAGTATTTTCAGGTAATTGATCACTATGGCGAAGAAGCCATCGAAGTGGGTATGGGTGCTGAAACCATCAAGACCCTGCTGGCCAAGATCGATATGCCCACCCTCAGACACGAACTGCGTGAGGAATCTCTGACCACCAGAAGTCAGACCAAGAAGAAAAAGCTGACCAAGCGTCTCAAGATCGTTGAGGCTTTTCTTGAATCCGGCAACGATTGTCAGTGGATGATCATGGACGTTATTCCGGTTATTCCGCCTGAGCTTCGTCCGCTTGTTCCTCTTGACGGCGGACGCTTCGCAACTTCCGACCTGAACGATCTTTATCGTCGCGTCATTAACAGGAACAACCGACTCAAACGCCTGATCGAACTCGGCGCTCCCGATATTATCATCCGCAACGAAAAGAGGATGCTTCAGGAATCCGTGGATGCGCTCTTCGACAACGGACGTCGCGGCCGTGCCATCACCGGTACCAACGGGCGCCCGTTGAAGTCCCTTTCCGATATGATCAAGGGTAAGCAGGGCCGTTTCCGTCAGAACCTGCTCGGTAAACGTGTCGACTATTCCGGTCGTTCCGTTATTGTTGTCGGTCCCAAGCTCAAGCTGCATCAGTGCGGACTTCCGAAAAAGATGGCTCTTGAACTGTTCAAGCCGTTTATCTATTCGGAACTGGAACGCAGGGAAATTGCCACAACCATCAAGAGTGCCAAGAAAATGGTCGAGCGCGAAGATCTGGTCGTCTGGGATATCCTTGATGATGTTGTTCGCGAATACCCGATCATGCTCAACCGTGCTCCGACTCTGCACAGACTCGGTATCCAGTCTTTTGAGCCGACTCTCGTAGAGGGCAAGGCAATTCAGTTGCATCCTCTGGTATGTTCCGCCTACAACGCCGACTTTGACGGTGACCAGATGGCGGTTCACGTTCCTCTTTCCGTTGAGGCTCAGATCGAATGCCGTGTCTTGATGATGTCTTCCAACAACATCCTGTCACCTGCAAACGGACAGCCGATCATCAACCCTTCACAGGATATCGTCCTCGGTCTTTACTATCTGACCGTTGAACGTTCTTTCTCCAAGGGCGAGGGCATGGTCTTCACTGCTCCCTGGGAAGTTATCGCTGCTCAGGATGCCGGTGTTGTCAGCATGCATGCACGCATCAAGGTGCGTATGGAAGGCAAACTTGTCGAGACCACTCCCGGCCGTATTCTCGTTGGCGAACTTCTGCCCGACACAATGGGTTTTGAATACGCAAACGTGGTCATGACCAAGAAGAATATTGCCAAACTCGTATCCAGCGCCTACCGGACTTCCGGCAGCAAGGCCACGGTCATTCTTTGTGACCGCCTCAAGGATCTCGGTTACGAGCATGCCACAAGGGCGGCTGTAACTATCGGCGTAAAAGACCTGACCATTCCGGCCAAAAAGGCAAAGCTTCTTGAAGACGCCTATACCGAAGTTGAAGACATTGAAGCACAGTACCGTGAAGGTATCATTACCCGTACTGAAAAATACAACAAGGTCGTCGACGTATGGACCAAGGTTACCAATGACGTTTCTTCCGAAATGACTCTTGAGATGTCAACGGATGTCATGGTTGATCCAAAAACCGGTAAGTCCGTGACCAACTCAAGTTTCAACCCGGTTTTCATGATGGCTCACTCAGGTGCTCGTGGTAACCAGGACCAGATGAGGCAGCTTGCCGGTATGCGTGGTCTGATGGCCAAACCTTCCGGTGAAATCATCGAAACTCCGATTACCTCTTCATTCCGCGAGGGGCTTTCGGTTCTGCAGTACTTCATTTCTACTCACGGTGCTCGTAAAGGTCTGGCGGATACCGCACTTAAGACCGCAAACTCCGGTTACCTGACCCGCCGTCTTGTTGACGTTGTTCAGGATGTTACCGTTGCCGAGCACGACTGCAGAACTGTTGACGGACTTGAACTCACCCACTACATCAAGGGCGGCGAGATCAAGGAAAGACTGTCTGAAAAGGTTCTGGGTCGTGTGACCATCCATGACGTTGTCAAAGAAGATACCGGTGAAATTCTCATCCCTGCCGACACCCTGATAGATGAAAGGGGTGCCAAGCTGATCGATGAAAACGGTATCAATTCAATGACTGTCCGTTCCCCGCTTACCTGTCGCTCCAAGCACGGCGTCTGCGCCATGTGTTACGGACGTGACCTTGCTCGCGGACATCTTGTCAATGTAGGGGAAACAGTTGGTATCATCGCCGCACAGTCGATCGGTGAACCGGGAACACAGCTTACCATGCGTACCTTCCATATCGGTGGTACGGCGAGCCGTGAAATTCAGCAATCATCTTTTGAAGCTCAGCATAACGGTTCGGTCGTTTTGAACCGTATGCGTTCAGTCCGCAACTCCGAAGGCCACCAGATGGTTCTGGGTAAGAGCTGCCAGATCGGTATTGTGGACGAGCAGGGCAGGGAACGTGAAAAATACGTTCTTCCGCTCGGAGCAAAACTTTACGTGGAAGAAGGGCAGAAGATCGCACAAGGAACTATGCTGGCCGAGTGGGATCCTCTCGCAGAACCCTTCATCACTGAAGTGACAGGTACGGTCAAATTCAACGACCTCGTTGAAGGTAAGACCTTTCAGGAACGTGTTGACGAAGCCACAGGACAGGCTACCTACACAATTACCGAATATCGTACCACCAACTTTAAACCTTCACTGTCCATCTGCGATGAGAACGGTGAGCCTATGGTTCGTCCCGGCTCAACCCTCAAAGCGATTTATCCGCTGCCCGTAGGTGCGATTCTGATGGTTAAAGACGGTAATGTCGTCAACGCCGGTGACATTATCGCCCGTAAACTTCGCGAAACCTCCAAGACCAAAGACATCGTCGGTGGTCTCCCGAGAGTTGCGGAGCTGTTTGAAGTGCGCAAACCCAAGGAACTTGGAATCATTTCGGAGATAGATGGTGTGGTCTCCTATGGACCTGAATCCAAAGGCAAGCGCAAAATTATTGTTACACCGGAAGTCGGGGAATCCAAGGAATACCTCGTGCCCAAGGGTCGTCACATAACAGCGCAGGAAGGCGACTTCGTAGAAGCCGGTGACCTGATGACTGAAGGACTTCCCGAGCTGCACGATATCCTCAAGGTTAAGGGCGAGAAATACCTCGCACGTTTCCTTGTCGAGGAAATCCAGGACGTTTACCGCTTTCAGGGTGTTGGAATCAACGATAAGCACATCGAAGTTATTGTCCGCCAGATGCTCAAAAAGGTCAGCATTGTTGATCCCGGTGAAACCCATTTCCTCGTGGGTGAGCAGGTGGATAAGCAGCAGTTCATGGAAACCAACCAGGAAGCTATTGCCAACGGACTCAAGCCCGCTGTTGCACAGACGCATGTTCTGGGTATTACCCAGGCATCCCTGTCTACCGCATCCTTTATCTCTGCCGCATCTTTCCAGGAGACCACCAAGGTTCTTACCGAGTCTTCCCTGTGCGGCAAGAAGGATTTCCTGCGCGGCTTGAAGGAAAACGTAATCGTCGGCCGACTGATTCCTGCAGGAACCGGTTTCCGCAAGTATGCACGTACCGATATAATCGTTCCCGATCAGCCGGAACGTGCCGATAAGTTCCTTGAAGAACTTGAGGAAGAGCCGCTGCTCGTTAATGAAAGATAG